In a genomic window of Anas acuta chromosome 9, bAnaAcu1.1, whole genome shotgun sequence:
- the VWA5B2 gene encoding von Willebrand factor A domain-containing protein 5B2 isoform X3 — MPGLYALSSWEALPLKSSRVKACANGYALSIAAHLVYTNPREEPVEGIFIYPLEESEVVAGFEAAAGSRRVTFQVQSRHRAQDCCLECRTSPRRPRRCAAGHLVLDEDAERSTFVISTGSLGPAESLAVTLRTAQELPTLPGGALRLVLPPVLAPRVAAAPERESEPGSLCDDRLALCPTSCFGGPGARSQPAPAAPAESTDVFWGQPRNPFPYEFAFELLVKGPCLLAGLESPTHALRADADPWATSATTTCVTLAERHRYDRDVEIILYPCEPHQPHLVMEEGTMSYPEYEAHIRSRRDYARIARKDGSGERQVAFVQKRFHKDIFPNPVLMLNFCPVVEPAPGDLQSVTREVLFLVDRSGTMSGPDVDKVKEALLVALKSLPSGTLLNIAGFGSDVQPLFPSSRLCSNETLRRACRHLGELRVATGGPDLLVALSWALAQPLHHGYPRQLFLFTAAAVVGGTGRILQLVRRQASTARCFSFGMGPRACRRLLTAVAKLSRGCAEFLSPAERLQPKLIKSLKKAIEPAVSDITIDWYVPDSTEALLSPTEIAALYPGDRLVSYCTLYSIARFRDRRPAGRDRAHRGSAVPSQDEVPSPGGTRPPVPGERRELSRGSAGSGEVSLEVSAGGTEESERSTDLVSGGDIWKRIYQPSYIQEQYVLTHCSVSTDRSQGLLSRSSTSSESTGSRDVAPEGGSPAPDAASQQGQKSLSLCESSTKSAPLPSAPAPAGVKVPAALSAEELARKQKALARAALAGRSFSSPHGELDARRLCRALEKVSQKRNQSLEGRLDQLGPKTPRLQHSVGESNNLLSPTHLDWDMLVEPSYLFSASPEVREPSQGDPCLPLRCHVVIHGLRAGKPVSWEVTASLESLLRPRDGTGGEEPPRRAGMDGEKPLHGLAARSVIRDSEKAAQREAELEQGFARRFRLKAMQTSKACNVPSLYTCVVPVDGATRAALPAAPQVWGTERDEVPGSPASVSSATSGWEKQNGTNGPPTSPSTSSMGLQKSTESIAGSRFSLSRRRGPSLALRPHCLSPESERSSTSASHDYLPLVQLQQARGPFQLTESFSEVVQIPLDRLRRASPYASHRASLSPTSPVAKSSPGAGPSAEEPAAAPEPGSPPSHSTCSEVPSAAVWAQADSGHGSESDTGPHSAAPSEAGLGWQDAGPEDLESASWATAVALAWLEHRCAGFFEEWELVAAKADAWLQAQRLPEGVDVGCLKGAARHLFLLLRHWDENITLNMLCYNPNNV, encoded by the exons ATGCCGGGTCTGTACGCGCTCTCCTCCTGGGAGGCTCTGCCCCTGAAGAGCTCCAGGGTGAAGGCCTGTGCCAACGGCTACGCCCTGAGCATCGCCGCCCACCTGGTGTACACCAACCCCCGCGAGGAGCCCGTGGAAG GTATCTTCATCTACCCGCTGGAGGAGTCGGAGGTGGTGGCTGGCTtcgaggcggcggcgggcagcCGGCGGGTCACCTTCCAGGTGCAGAGCCGGCACCGAGCGCAGGACTGCTGCCTCGAGTGCCGCACCAGCCCCAGGCGGCCGCGCCGCTGTGCCGCTG GTCACCTCGTCCTGGACGAAGACGCCGAGCGCTCCACCTTCGTCATCAGCACGGGCTCGCTGGGCCCGGCCGAGAGCCTGGCCGTGACGCTGCGCACGGCGCAGGAGCTGCCCACGCTGCCGGGGGGGGCCCTGCGCCTCGTCCTCCCCCCGGTCCTCGCGCCGCGCGTCGCCGCCGCCCCCGAGCGTGAGAGCGAGCCGGGAAGCTTGTGTGACGACAGGTTGGCCCTATG CCCCACCAGCTGTTTCGGGGGGCCCGGCGCACGGAGCCAGCCTGCCCCCGCGGCCCCCGCGGAGAGCACGGACGTCTTTTGGGGACAGCCCCGCAACCCCTTTCCTTACGAGTTCGCCTTCGAGCTGCTGGTGAAGGGCCCCTGCTTGCTGGCAG gccTGGAGAGCCCGACCCATGCGCTGCGTGCCGACGCTGACCCCTGGGCCAcctctgccaccaccacctGTGTCACCCTGGCTGAGCGCCACCGCTACGACAGGGACGTGGAGATCATCCTCTACCCCTGCG agccccaccagccccacctGGTGATGGAGGAAGGCACCATGAGCTACCCTGAGTACGAGGCGCACATCCGGAGCCGCCGGGACTACGCGCGGATAGCCAGGAAGGACGGCAGCGGCGAGAGACAG GTGGCCTTTGTGCAGAAGCGTTTCCACAAAGACATCTTCCCCAACCCCGTGCTGATGCTCAACTTCTGCCCGGTGGTGGAGCCCGCCCCGGGGGACCTGCAGAGCGTCACCCGCGAGGTCCTCTTCCTCGTCGACCGCAGCGGCACCATGAGCGGCCCCGACGTCGACAAGGTCAAG GAAGCTCTGCTGGTGGCCCTGAAGAGCCTCCCGTCGGGGACCCTGCTCAACATCGCCGGCTTCGGCTCCGACgtccagccactcttcccctcCAGCCGCCTCTGCAGCAAC GAGACGCTGCGCCGCGCCTGCCGGCACCTGGGCGAGCTGCGGGTGGCCACGGGTGGCCCCGACCTCCTGGTGGCCCTGAGCTGGGCgctggcacagcccctgcacCACGGCTACCCCCGGCAGCTCTTCCTCTTCACCGCGGCGGCGGTGGTGGGTGGCACGGGCAGGATCCTCCAGCTGGTGCGCCGGCAGGCCAGCACCGCCAG GTGCTTCAGCTTCGGCATGGGCCCACGGGCGTGCCGGCGGCTGCTGACGGCCGTGGCCAAGCTGAGCCGGGGCTGTGCCGAGTTCCTGAGCCCGGCTGAGAGGCTGCAGCCCAAG ctcatCAAGTCCCTGAAGAAGGCAATCGAGCCGGCCGTCAGCGACATCACCATCGACTGGTACGTCCCCGACAGCACCGAGGCCCTGCTCTCGCCCACCGAGATCGCAGCCCTGTACCCCGGGGACCGGCTGGTCAGCTACTGCACCCTGTACAGCATCGCCCGATTCCGGGACAGGCGCCCAGCG GGCCGGGACAGGGCTCACAGGGGCTCGGCTGTCCCCTCGCAGGACGAggtgcccagccccggggggacGCGGCCACCGGTGCCCGGGGAGCGCCGCGAGCTGTCCCGGGGCAGCGCAGGCTCCGGAGAGGTCTCCCTGGAGGTCTCGGCTGGTGGCACGGAGGAGTCGGAGCGCA GCACGGACCTCGTTTCGGGGGGAGACATCTGGAAGCGGATTTACCAGCCCTCCTACATCCAGGAGCAGTACGTCCTGACCCACTGCTCCGTCAGCACCGACCgcagccaggggctgctctCCCGCAGCTCCACCAGCAGCGAGTCCACCGGCTCCCGCGATGTGGCCCCCGAGGGAGGCTCCCCGGCCCCCGACGCCGCCTCCCAGCAGGGCCAGAAGAGCCTGTCCCTCTGCGAGTCCTCCACCAAATCCGCCCCGCTGCCctcggccccagccccggctggcGTCAAG GTACCGGCGGCCCTGAGCGCCGAGGAGCTGGCACGGAAGCAGAAGGCTCTGGCACGAGCCGCCCTGGCCGGTCGCAGCTTTTCCTCGCCGCACGGGGAGCTGGACGCACGGCGGCTCTGCCGGGCCCTGGAGAAGGTGTCGCAGAAGAGGAACCAGTCCCTGGAGGGGCGGCTGGACCAGCTGGGCCCCAAGACGCCGCGGCTGCAGCACAGCGTGGGGGAGTCGA ATAACCTGCTCTCGCCCACCCACCTGGACTGGGACATGCTGGTGGAGCCCTCCTACCTCTTCAGCGCCTCGCCCGAGGTGAGGGAGCCCAGCCAGGGCgatccctgcctgcccctgcgCTGCCACGTGGTGATCCACGGGCTGCGGGCCGGCAAACCCGTGTCCTGGGAGGTGACGGCCTCGCTCGAGTCCCTGCTGCGGCCCCGGGATGGGACGGGAGGCGAGGAGCCCCCACGGCGAGCGGGTATGGACGGGGAGAAACCCCTGCACGGCTTGGCAGCACGCTCCGTCATCCGGGACAGCGAGAAGGCGGCTCAGCGGGAGGCTGAGCTGGAGCAGG GTTTCGCCCGCCGGTTTCGCCTGAAAGCCATGCAGACCAGCAAAGCCTGCAACGTGCCTTCCCTCTACACCTGCGTGGTGCCCGTGGACGGAGCCACGCGGGCAGCGTTGCCCGCGGCCCCGCAGGTGTGGGGCACAG AGAGGGACGAGGTGCCCGGCTCTCCAGCCAGCGTCTCCTCCGCCACCTCGGGCTGGGAAAAGCAGAACGGCACTAACG GGCCTCCAACCAgcccctccacctcctccatgGGCTTGCAGAAATCCACCGAGAGCATCGCTggctccag GTTCAGCCTGAGCAGGCGCAGGGGGCCCAGCCTGGCGCTGCGCCCACACTGCCTCAGCCCCGAGAGCGAGCGCTCCAGCACCAGCGCCAGCCACGACTACCTCCCGCTG gtgcagctgcagcaagcccGGGGCCCCTTCCAGCTCACCGAGAGCTTCTCCGAGGTGGTGCAGATCCCCCTGGACCGCCTGCGCCGGGCTTCCCCGTACGCCTCCCACCGCGCCAGCCTCAGCCCCACGTCCCCGGTGGCCAagagcagccccggggcaggACCCTCCGCCGAGGAGCCGGCGGCAGCCCCCGAGCCCGGCTCGCCCCCGTCCCACAGCACCTGCTCCGAGGTGCCCAGCGCGGCCGTGTGGGCGCAGGCGGACAGCGGGCACGGCTCCGAGTCCGACACCGGCCCCCACTCGGCCGCCCCCTCCGAGGCTGGCCTCGGCTGGCAGGATGCAGGCCCTGAGGACCTGGAGAGCGCCAGCTGGGCCACGGCGGTGGCCCTGGCGTGGCTGGAGCACCGCTGCGCCGGCTTCTTCGAGGAGTGGGAGCTGGTGGCGGCCAAGGCGGACGCGTGGCTGCAGGCGCAGCGGCTGCCCGAAGGGGTGGACGTGGGCTGCCTCAAAGGGGCAGCCAGGCacttgttcctgctgctgcgtCACTGGGACGAGAACATCACGCTGAACATGCTGTGCTACAACCCCAACAACGTGTGA
- the VWA5B2 gene encoding von Willebrand factor A domain-containing protein 5B2 isoform X2, translated as MPGLYALSSWEALPLKSSRVKACANGYALSIAAHLVYTNPREEPVEGIFIYPLEESEVVAGFEAAAGSRRVTFQVQSRHRAQDCCLECRTSPRRPRRCAAGHLVLDEDAERSTFVISTGSLGPAESLAVTLRTAQELPTLPGGALRLVLPPVLAPRVAAAPERESEPGSLCDDSPTSCFGGPGARSQPAPAAPAESTDVFWGQPRNPFPYEFAFELLVKGPCLLAGLESPTHALRADADPWATSATTTCVTLAERHRYDRDVEIILYPCEPHQPHLVMEEGTMSYPEYEAHIRSRRDYARIARKDGSGERQVAFVQKRFHKDIFPNPVLMLNFCPVVEPAPGDLQSVTREVLFLVDRSGTMSGPDVDKVKEALLVALKSLPSGTLLNIAGFGSDVQPLFPSSRLCSNETLRRACRHLGELRVATGGPDLLVALSWALAQPLHHGYPRQLFLFTAAAVVGGTGRILQLVRRQASTARCFSFGMGPRACRRLLTAVAKLSRGCAEFLSPAERLQPKLIKSLKKAIEPAVSDITIDWYVPDSTEALLSPTEIAALYPGDRLVSYCTLYSIARFRDRRPAGRDRAHRGSAVPSQDEVPSPGGTRPPVPGERRELSRGSAGSGEVSLEVSAGGTEESERSTDLVSGGDIWKRIYQPSYIQEQYVLTHCSVSTDRSQGLLSRSSTSSESTGSRDVAPEGGSPAPDAASQQGQKSLSLCESSTKSAPLPSAPAPAGVKVPAALSAEELARKQKALARAALAGRSFSSPHGELDARRLCRALEKVSQKRNQSLEGRLDQLGPKTPRLQHSVGESNNLLSPTHLDWDMLVEPSYLFSASPEVREPSQGDPCLPLRCHVVIHGLRAGKPVSWEVTASLESLLRPRDGTGGEEPPRRAGMDGEKPLHGLAARSVIRDSEKAAQREAELEQGFARRFRLKAMQTSKACNVPSLYTCVVPVDGATRAALPAAPQVWGTAGSAGSWRHRSGSASMGQQRDVEEQEEALIGPERDEVPGSPASVSSATSGWEKQNGTNGPPTSPSTSSMGLQKSTESIAGSRFSLSRRRGPSLALRPHCLSPESERSSTSASHDYLPLVQLQQARGPFQLTESFSEVVQIPLDRLRRASPYASHRASLSPTSPVAKSSPGAGPSAEEPAAAPEPGSPPSHSTCSEVPSAAVWAQADSGHGSESDTGPHSAAPSEAGLGWQDAGPEDLESASWATAVALAWLEHRCAGFFEEWELVAAKADAWLQAQRLPEGVDVGCLKGAARHLFLLLRHWDENITLNMLCYNPNNV; from the exons ATGCCGGGTCTGTACGCGCTCTCCTCCTGGGAGGCTCTGCCCCTGAAGAGCTCCAGGGTGAAGGCCTGTGCCAACGGCTACGCCCTGAGCATCGCCGCCCACCTGGTGTACACCAACCCCCGCGAGGAGCCCGTGGAAG GTATCTTCATCTACCCGCTGGAGGAGTCGGAGGTGGTGGCTGGCTtcgaggcggcggcgggcagcCGGCGGGTCACCTTCCAGGTGCAGAGCCGGCACCGAGCGCAGGACTGCTGCCTCGAGTGCCGCACCAGCCCCAGGCGGCCGCGCCGCTGTGCCGCTG GTCACCTCGTCCTGGACGAAGACGCCGAGCGCTCCACCTTCGTCATCAGCACGGGCTCGCTGGGCCCGGCCGAGAGCCTGGCCGTGACGCTGCGCACGGCGCAGGAGCTGCCCACGCTGCCGGGGGGGGCCCTGCGCCTCGTCCTCCCCCCGGTCCTCGCGCCGCGCGTCGCCGCCGCCCCCGAGCGTGAGAGCGAGCCGGGAAGCTTGTGTGACGACAG CCCCACCAGCTGTTTCGGGGGGCCCGGCGCACGGAGCCAGCCTGCCCCCGCGGCCCCCGCGGAGAGCACGGACGTCTTTTGGGGACAGCCCCGCAACCCCTTTCCTTACGAGTTCGCCTTCGAGCTGCTGGTGAAGGGCCCCTGCTTGCTGGCAG gccTGGAGAGCCCGACCCATGCGCTGCGTGCCGACGCTGACCCCTGGGCCAcctctgccaccaccacctGTGTCACCCTGGCTGAGCGCCACCGCTACGACAGGGACGTGGAGATCATCCTCTACCCCTGCG agccccaccagccccacctGGTGATGGAGGAAGGCACCATGAGCTACCCTGAGTACGAGGCGCACATCCGGAGCCGCCGGGACTACGCGCGGATAGCCAGGAAGGACGGCAGCGGCGAGAGACAG GTGGCCTTTGTGCAGAAGCGTTTCCACAAAGACATCTTCCCCAACCCCGTGCTGATGCTCAACTTCTGCCCGGTGGTGGAGCCCGCCCCGGGGGACCTGCAGAGCGTCACCCGCGAGGTCCTCTTCCTCGTCGACCGCAGCGGCACCATGAGCGGCCCCGACGTCGACAAGGTCAAG GAAGCTCTGCTGGTGGCCCTGAAGAGCCTCCCGTCGGGGACCCTGCTCAACATCGCCGGCTTCGGCTCCGACgtccagccactcttcccctcCAGCCGCCTCTGCAGCAAC GAGACGCTGCGCCGCGCCTGCCGGCACCTGGGCGAGCTGCGGGTGGCCACGGGTGGCCCCGACCTCCTGGTGGCCCTGAGCTGGGCgctggcacagcccctgcacCACGGCTACCCCCGGCAGCTCTTCCTCTTCACCGCGGCGGCGGTGGTGGGTGGCACGGGCAGGATCCTCCAGCTGGTGCGCCGGCAGGCCAGCACCGCCAG GTGCTTCAGCTTCGGCATGGGCCCACGGGCGTGCCGGCGGCTGCTGACGGCCGTGGCCAAGCTGAGCCGGGGCTGTGCCGAGTTCCTGAGCCCGGCTGAGAGGCTGCAGCCCAAG ctcatCAAGTCCCTGAAGAAGGCAATCGAGCCGGCCGTCAGCGACATCACCATCGACTGGTACGTCCCCGACAGCACCGAGGCCCTGCTCTCGCCCACCGAGATCGCAGCCCTGTACCCCGGGGACCGGCTGGTCAGCTACTGCACCCTGTACAGCATCGCCCGATTCCGGGACAGGCGCCCAGCG GGCCGGGACAGGGCTCACAGGGGCTCGGCTGTCCCCTCGCAGGACGAggtgcccagccccggggggacGCGGCCACCGGTGCCCGGGGAGCGCCGCGAGCTGTCCCGGGGCAGCGCAGGCTCCGGAGAGGTCTCCCTGGAGGTCTCGGCTGGTGGCACGGAGGAGTCGGAGCGCA GCACGGACCTCGTTTCGGGGGGAGACATCTGGAAGCGGATTTACCAGCCCTCCTACATCCAGGAGCAGTACGTCCTGACCCACTGCTCCGTCAGCACCGACCgcagccaggggctgctctCCCGCAGCTCCACCAGCAGCGAGTCCACCGGCTCCCGCGATGTGGCCCCCGAGGGAGGCTCCCCGGCCCCCGACGCCGCCTCCCAGCAGGGCCAGAAGAGCCTGTCCCTCTGCGAGTCCTCCACCAAATCCGCCCCGCTGCCctcggccccagccccggctggcGTCAAG GTACCGGCGGCCCTGAGCGCCGAGGAGCTGGCACGGAAGCAGAAGGCTCTGGCACGAGCCGCCCTGGCCGGTCGCAGCTTTTCCTCGCCGCACGGGGAGCTGGACGCACGGCGGCTCTGCCGGGCCCTGGAGAAGGTGTCGCAGAAGAGGAACCAGTCCCTGGAGGGGCGGCTGGACCAGCTGGGCCCCAAGACGCCGCGGCTGCAGCACAGCGTGGGGGAGTCGA ATAACCTGCTCTCGCCCACCCACCTGGACTGGGACATGCTGGTGGAGCCCTCCTACCTCTTCAGCGCCTCGCCCGAGGTGAGGGAGCCCAGCCAGGGCgatccctgcctgcccctgcgCTGCCACGTGGTGATCCACGGGCTGCGGGCCGGCAAACCCGTGTCCTGGGAGGTGACGGCCTCGCTCGAGTCCCTGCTGCGGCCCCGGGATGGGACGGGAGGCGAGGAGCCCCCACGGCGAGCGGGTATGGACGGGGAGAAACCCCTGCACGGCTTGGCAGCACGCTCCGTCATCCGGGACAGCGAGAAGGCGGCTCAGCGGGAGGCTGAGCTGGAGCAGG GTTTCGCCCGCCGGTTTCGCCTGAAAGCCATGCAGACCAGCAAAGCCTGCAACGTGCCTTCCCTCTACACCTGCGTGGTGCCCGTGGACGGAGCCACGCGGGCAGCGTTGCCCGCGGCCCCGCAGGTGTGGGGCACAG CCGgctcagcagggagctggcgGCACCGGAGCGGCTCAGCGAGCATGGGCCAGCAGCGGGAcgtggaggagcaggaggaggctctCATCGGCCCAG AGAGGGACGAGGTGCCCGGCTCTCCAGCCAGCGTCTCCTCCGCCACCTCGGGCTGGGAAAAGCAGAACGGCACTAACG GGCCTCCAACCAgcccctccacctcctccatgGGCTTGCAGAAATCCACCGAGAGCATCGCTggctccag GTTCAGCCTGAGCAGGCGCAGGGGGCCCAGCCTGGCGCTGCGCCCACACTGCCTCAGCCCCGAGAGCGAGCGCTCCAGCACCAGCGCCAGCCACGACTACCTCCCGCTG gtgcagctgcagcaagcccGGGGCCCCTTCCAGCTCACCGAGAGCTTCTCCGAGGTGGTGCAGATCCCCCTGGACCGCCTGCGCCGGGCTTCCCCGTACGCCTCCCACCGCGCCAGCCTCAGCCCCACGTCCCCGGTGGCCAagagcagccccggggcaggACCCTCCGCCGAGGAGCCGGCGGCAGCCCCCGAGCCCGGCTCGCCCCCGTCCCACAGCACCTGCTCCGAGGTGCCCAGCGCGGCCGTGTGGGCGCAGGCGGACAGCGGGCACGGCTCCGAGTCCGACACCGGCCCCCACTCGGCCGCCCCCTCCGAGGCTGGCCTCGGCTGGCAGGATGCAGGCCCTGAGGACCTGGAGAGCGCCAGCTGGGCCACGGCGGTGGCCCTGGCGTGGCTGGAGCACCGCTGCGCCGGCTTCTTCGAGGAGTGGGAGCTGGTGGCGGCCAAGGCGGACGCGTGGCTGCAGGCGCAGCGGCTGCCCGAAGGGGTGGACGTGGGCTGCCTCAAAGGGGCAGCCAGGCacttgttcctgctgctgcgtCACTGGGACGAGAACATCACGCTGAACATGCTGTGCTACAACCCCAACAACGTGTGA